From the genome of Agromyces badenianii:
AGTAGCCGGGGTCGTTCGTCGCGACCTCGCGCAGGGCGGCGATCGCGAGCCCGTGGGCGAGGTTCAGGTGGTGCACCGCGGCGAGCGCCTTCGCACCGTCCATGAGGCCGGGCGCGTGAGCGCCGGAGCCGTAGCCGAGGTAGGCGCTGCACCACGGCTCGTTGAGGGTCGTCCACACGGCGACCCGGTCGCCGAGCCGTTCGCCGACGATGCGCGCGTATTCGGCGAACGCGTACGCGGTCTCGCGGTTCGCCCACCCGCCTTCGTCTTCGAGGGCCTGCGGCAGGTCCCAGTGGTACAGCGTCGCAATCGGGCGGATGCCGCGGGCGATGAGCCCGTCGACGAGGCGCTCGTAGAACGCGAGCCCGGCCTCGTTGGCGACGCCGCGCCCGGTCGGCTGGATGCGCGGCCAGGCGATCGAGAAGCGGTAGGCCTCGAGGCCGAGCCCGGCCATGAGGTCGAGGTCTTCATCGAGCCGGTGGTAGTGGTCGCACGCGGTATCGCCGGTGTCTCCGTTCCACACCTTGCCCGGCGTGTGGCTGAAGGTGTCCCAGATCGACGGTCCGCGGCCGTCTTCGCGCACCGCACCCTCGATCTGGTACGAAGCGGTGGCCGAGCCGAACAGGAAATCCTCGCCGAATTCGAGGCCTGCATCTCGGTAGTCGGGGGTGCCGATCGTCATCGTCAGGGCTCCAGTCGTCGCGCCGTATCGTGCAGGGGCACCACTGTATCGCGCAGACCGCGTGCCGTGCTCGGCTGCCGGAGCGCGACGCGGCCGCCTCGTCGCGGCATCGCCTAGGGTCGAATCATGGAGACTCCGCCGACCCTCGAGACCGCTGAATACCGGGCCGAGCTCCAGCCCGATCGCGGCTCGAACGGCGGCTTCTCGCTCGTGATCGACGACGTGACCCAGTCCCACGTCAATCCCGACGATCCCCTCGACCTGCAACTGCCCTACGTGCGCCGCATCGCGGCGGCCCTCTCGGCCCTGCCCGTTGGGGAGCCCGCGGTGCTGCACCTCGGTGCCGGCGGGCTGACGCTCCCCCGCTACGTGCACGCACTGCATCCGCGCAGCCGGCAACGCGTCGTCGAGCTGCATCCTGAGCTGCTCGAGTTCGTCACCCGGCATCTGCCACTCCCCGAGGGTGCACCCATCGAGCTCGCGATCGGCGACGCCAGGGCCGAGGTGCAGCGGCTCCGCGCCGACGACGACGCGAACTGGGACCTCGTGCTCGTCGACATCTTCGCTGGCGGCATCGTGCCCCGGCACGTCACGACGTTGGAGTTCTTCGAAGAACTCGTCTCCCTGCTCTCGCCGGGCGGTGTGCTCATCGTCAATTGCCTGAACGGCGCCGAGCCGCGGGTCACGAGCGACACGCTCGCGGCTGTGCTCGACGTGCTGCCGCAGACGCTCGCGATCGCCTCCGAGGCCGTGCTCATGGGCGTGGCACCCGGCAACACGATCATCGTGGCGTCGCGGCATCCGCTCGACGCGGCCGCGGTGGCCCGTCGGCTCGCCGCCGACCCGGTCTCGGTCGCCACCGGAGCCGCGGTCGTCGACGGGCAGGCCCTCGAGATGTTCGCGGGTGAGGTGCGCCGCGACGCGCTGCCCTGACCGACCCGGTCGGGCACCCGCTCCGCCGTGCCTAGCGGCGGAGCATCCGCTGCAGGGCGGCGAGCTCCTCTTCGCTCGGTGCCGCCTTCGCGCCGCCGCCGCCGAGCCCGAAGCCCGAACCGGCCGGTGCGCTCGACTCGCCGGGTGCGCCGCCCGAAGCTATCGCCGCGTTCTCGGCGGCACGCTTGGCGGGATTGCCCGACCGCGACGCGTTCGACTTCTTGCCCTTGCCCGACTGACGCTTGCCGCCGCCGTGGCCGCCGCCGCCCGGAATCGGCCCCATGCCGGGGATCTGCGGCATGCCACCGCGCGCGACCGTCTTCATCATCTTCGCGGCCTGCTCGAAGCGCGAGACGAGCTGGTTCACGTCGGTGACGGTCATGCCCGAGCCCTTCGCGATGCGCAGGCGCCGCGAGCCGTTCAGCAGCTTGGTGTTCTCGCGCTCCGCTGGAGTCATCGACTGGATGATCGCCTCGGTGCGCACGATCTCTCGCTCGTCGAAGTTCTCGAGCTGTTGCTTCATGCCGCCGGCGCCCGGCAGCATGCCGAGCATCTTCTTGATCGACCCGGCGCCGCGCAACTGCTGCATCTGGCCGAGGAAGTCGTTGAGGGTGAACTGGTCGGTCGCGAACTTCTCGGCGACCTTCAGCGCCTCTTCTTCGTCGAAGGCGGATTGCGCCTGCTCGATGAGGGTGAGGATGTCGCCGAGGTCGAGGATGCGGCTCGCCATGCGGTCGGGGTGGAACGGCTCGAAGTCGTCGAGCCCTTCACCCGTCGAGGCGAAGATGATGGGCCGGCCGGTGACGGAGGCGACGCTGAGCGCGGCGCCGCCGCGTGCGTCGCCGTCGAGCTTGGAGAGCACGACGCCGGTGAAGTCGACACCTTCTTGGAAGGCCTTCGCCGTCGTGACGGCGTCTTGGCCGATCATGGCGTCGATGACGAAGAGCACCTCGTCGGGGTTCGTGGCCTTGCGGATGTTCGAGGCCTGCTTCATCATCTCGGCGTCGACGCCGAGCCGGCCGGCGGTGTCGATGATGACGACGTCGTGCTGGGCGCGCTCGGCCTGCTTCACGGCGTCTTTCGCGACCTTCACGGGGTCGCCGATGCCGTTGCCGGGTTCGGGGGCGAAGACCGGCACGCCCGCCTGGCCGCCGACGACCTGCAGCTGGTTCACGGCGTTCGGGCGCTGGAGGTCGGCCGCGACGAGCAGTGGCGTGTGCCCGTCTTTCACGAGCCACTTCGCGAGCTTGCCCGCGAGCGTGGTCTTGCCGGCGCCCTGGAGGCCGGCGAGCATGATGACGGTGGGCGGGTTCTTCGCGAACTGCAGGCGCCGCTGCTCGCCGCCGAGGATCGCGATGAGCTCGTCGTTGACGATCTGCACGACCTGCTGCGCCGGGTTCAGCGCCTTGTTGACCTCGTCGCTGAGCGCGCGCTCGCGCACGTGCGCCGTGAACTGCTTGACGACGTCGAGCGAGACGTCGGCGTCGAGCAGTGCGCGGCGGATCTCGCGAACGGTGCCGTCGACGTCGGACGCGGAGAGCTTGCCCTTGGTGCGGAGATTCTTGAAGGTCTCGGCGAGGCGGTCAGACAGGTTTCCGAAGGTAGCCATGGTCTGCCAAGTCTAAATGAGGTCGGATGCCGCGTCGGCGCCCGGTCGGCCGAAGCGCTCGCCGACGCGGCCGGAACGGCCGCCCTTCCCTGCGACGAGCTCAGGCGTCGAAGCGGAGGTCGACCAGGTCGCGGCCGATGTCGATGGAGGCGACGAGGCGGGCGTCGAGGTCTTCCGGCGCGAGGCCGTATTCGAACTCCGCGAAGGTCTCGCCGTCGCCGTCGGCGTCGGGGCGGAGGTCGACGCGCACGAGGCTCAGCGAGCGCAGCGCGTCGATGTGGCGGTCGCCTGAATCCCGGGTGATCGCGTCGGCCGCGGCATCCGCGTCGTCGCCGTCGAGCACCGCGACGAGGAATTGCGAGACGACGCTGCCGCCTGAGTCGAGCTGGCCGACGAAGACGCCGCGCAGCTCGTCGTCGATGAGCTCGAGTTCGCCGACCATGGTCGCCGCCGCGTCGAGCGACGCCGTGGAGACCGCGTCGGAGTCGGCGTCGAGCACGACCTCGACGTCTTGGTCGCCGTACTCCTTGCGCTCGGCCCAGTAGTCGCCGATGAGTCCGAAGTAGTCGTGTTCGATCGCCATGTCGCTTCTTCCTCTCAGCCGACGAGCTTCTGCGCGAAGACGTGCGGCGTGAATCCCGTGAGGTCGCCGATGCCCTCGCCCTGGCCGATGAGCTTGATCGGCAGGCCGGTCTTCTCCTGCACCGCGAGCACGAACCCGCCCTTCGCGCTGCCGTCGAGCTTGGTCAGCACGAGGCCGGTGACGCCGCCGTGCTCGATGAACGCCTCGGCCTGGGCGAGTCCGTTCTGGCCGGTCGTCGCGTCGAGCACGAGCAGCACCTCGCTGATCGGCGCCTGCTTCTCGACGACGCGCCTGATCTTGCCGAGCTCGTCCATGAGCCCGCCCTTGGTGTGCAGCCGGCCCGCGGTGTCGATGATGACGATCTCGGTGCCGTCGCGCTTGGCCTGCTCGACGGTCTGGAAGGCGACGGATGCGGGGTCTTGCCCTTCGCGCTCGGGGCGCACGATGCCGGCCCCGGCGCGCTCGGCCCACGTCGCGAGCTGGTCGACGGCGGCCGCACGGAAGGTGTCGGCCGCTCCGACGACGACGCTGCGGTCGTAGTTGCGCAGGAACTTCGCGAACTTGCCGATCGTCGTGGTCTTGCCCACTCCGTTGACGCCGACGACGAGCACGACGGCCGGCCGCTCGGTGAGCTTCAACGTCGGGTCGTACTTCGCGAGCCGCTCCTCGACGATCTCGCGGAGCATCCGCTGCACGTCTTTGGGGTCCGTCGTCTTGAACCGCTCGACCTGCGCCCTGATCTGCGCCACGATCTCCTCGGTGACGGCCGGGCCGAAATCGGCTCGGATCAGCGCCGACTCGAGGTCGTCCCAGGTGTCGTCGTCGATCGTCTTCGCACCGAAGACCCCGCGAAGGGCCGCGCCGAGGGACCACGATGCACGTTCTGCCATGGCTCCAGCCTAGGGCGCGCTCCCGGTACACCGATCCAGGGATGAGCCGCAAGGGGTTGCCGGGCACCGTGCGACGCGGAAGCCTCGAGGCAACGGAAGGAGTGCGAATGACGATCGTGGGATTCCACGCCTCGCACGAACAACTCCCGCCGAGCCGCCTCCTCGACGCGGTCAAGCACGCAGAGCAGGCCGGTTTCGATGCCGCGTTGTGCAGCGACCACCTCGAACCCTGGAGCGTCCGCCAAGGACACTCCGGGTACGCGTGGAGCTGGCTCGCCGCCGCACTCGAGGCGACGAGATTCTCGCTCGGCGTCGTCACGGCTCCCGGGCAGCGATATCACCCGGCGATCGCCGCGCAGAAGATCGCGACGCTCGCCGAGATGTACCCGCATCGGTTCTGGGCGGCGATCGGCAGCGGTGAGGCGATCAACGAGCACGTCACCGGCGACCCCTGGCCCGAGAAGGCCGAGCGCGACGCGCGGCTCGCCGAGACCGTCGACGTCATGCGGCGGCTGCTCGCGGGCGAGCAGGTCTCGGCCGACGGCCGCATCAGGGTCGATCGAGCCCGCATCTGGAGCCTGCCCGAGTCGCCGGCCCCGCTGTTCGCGGCCGCGGTGAGCGTCGAGACGGCCCGCGAGGTCGCCGCGTGGGCCGACGGTGTCATCACGGTCGACCAGCCGCGGGAGGAGCTCCAAGAGTTCATCGGCGGGTATCGCGATGCCGGCGGGCGCGGCCCGGTCGCCGTGCAGGTGCACCTCAGTTGGGCGCCGACCGACGATGAGGCGCTCGCCATCGCGCACGACCAGTGGCGCCAGAGCCTCGTTCCCGCGCACCTCTCGTGGGAGCTCGACACCCCCGAGGCGTTCGACGAGCGCACTGCGGATGTCTCGGCCGAGCAGGTCGCCCGGACCCTGCAGGTCTCCTCCGACCTGAGCCGGCACCTCGATCACCTGACCGGGCTCGCCGAACTCGGCGTCGACCGCATCTACCTCCATCACGTGGGCACCGAACAGGCCGGATTCATCGACGCCTTCGGCGAGCACGTGCTTCCCGCCCTCAAGGAGGCCGGCCGATGAAGATCACCGATCGCAGCGACCTGTGGTGGAAGACCGCCGTCGTCTACTGCCTCGACGTCGAGACCTACATGGACTGGAACGACGACGGCTTCGGCGACTTCGAGGGCCTCGCGCACCGGCTCGACCACCTGGCGGAACTCGGCGTGACGTGCATCTGGCTCATGCCCTTCCAGCCGACCCCCGATCGCGACGACGGGTACGACATCACCGACTTCACCGGAGTCGACCCGCGTCTCGGCGCCCTCGGCGACGTGGCCGAGTTCACGCGCACCGCCCGCGACCGGGGCATGCGGGTGATCATCGACTTCGTCATGAACCACACCTCCGACCGCCATCCGTGGTTCGCGGCCGCGCGCCGGAGCCGCACATCGCCGTATCGCGACTACTACGTGTGGCGTGACGAGCCGCCGGCGAAGCAGGCGAAGACCGTCTTCCCCGGCGAGGAAGACAGCGTGTGGGAACTCGACGAGCGCAGCGGGCAGTACTACCTGCACAGCTTCTACCGCCACCAGCCCGACCTCAACATCGCCAACCCCGCGGTGCGCGACGAGATCGCGAAGACCATCGGATACTGGCTCGAGCTCGGCATCTCGGGCTTCCGGGTCGACGCGGTGCCGTTCCTGATCGAGCCGCCCGAGGGCGTCGACATCGGCGACCCGCACGAGTTCCTCCGCGACATCCGCCGCTTCCTGCAGCGCCGCTCGAGCGACGCCGTACTGCTCGGCGAGGTGAACCTGCCGTACGACCAGCAGCTCGAGTACTTCGGCCGAACCGGCGCCGCGCCGGAGCTCACGATGCAGTTCGACTTCCTCGGCATGCAGGCGCTCTACCTCTCGCTCGCGAGGGAGGACGCCCGCCCGTTCGCGGCGTCGCTCGCGCAGCGCCCGCAGCTCGAACCCGAGGCCCAGTGGGCGAACTTCGTGCGCAACCACGACGAACTCACCCTCGACAAGCTGAGCGAAGCCGAGCGTCACGAGGTGTTCGAGGCGTTCGCGCCCGAGGAGTGGATGCGCGTCTACGACCGCGGCATCGCACGGCGCCTGCCGACGATGCTCGACGGCGATCCGCGTCGCATCCGCATGGTCTACAGCCTGCTCTTCTCGTTGCCGGGAACCCCTGTGCTCTTCTACGGGGAGGAGATCGGCATGGGTGAGAACCGCAACGGCGGCGGCCGGATGACGGTGCGCACCCCCATGCAGTGGACCGACGGGCCGAACGGCGGCTTCTCCCGCGCCGCGCCGCGCCGGCTCACCGCGGCACCGCCCGCCGACGGGTACGCCCCCGAGCACGTGAACGTCGAGGCGCAGATGCACGACCCCGATTCGCTGCTCAACCACATCCGGAGCTTCGCGGTGCGGTACCGCAGCTCCCCCGAGATCGGCTGGGGCCGCCACGAGGTGCTTCCGAGCGGGCAGCACGCCGTGCTCGCACACCGCATCACGGCGGATGTCGGGCGATTCGTGGCGGTGCACAACTTCGCTCCGACCCCGACGGTCGTTGCGCTCGAGCTCGGACCGGTGGCGCCCGACACAGTGCTCTCCGACCTGTTCGCCGTCGACACCTTCGCCCTCGACGAACGGGGGCGCATCGACGTGCACCTCGACGCCTACGGCTATCGCTGGTTCCGCATCGTCGAACCCGACGACCG
Proteins encoded in this window:
- a CDS encoding DUF2004 domain-containing protein produces the protein MAIEHDYFGLIGDYWAERKEYGDQDVEVVLDADSDAVSTASLDAAATMVGELELIDDELRGVFVGQLDSGGSVVSQFLVAVLDGDDADAAADAITRDSGDRHIDALRSLSLVRVDLRPDADGDGETFAEFEYGLAPEDLDARLVASIDIGRDLVDLRFDA
- a CDS encoding TIGR03885 family FMN-dependent LLM class oxidoreductase, which gives rise to MTIVGFHASHEQLPPSRLLDAVKHAEQAGFDAALCSDHLEPWSVRQGHSGYAWSWLAAALEATRFSLGVVTAPGQRYHPAIAAQKIATLAEMYPHRFWAAIGSGEAINEHVTGDPWPEKAERDARLAETVDVMRRLLAGEQVSADGRIRVDRARIWSLPESPAPLFAAAVSVETAREVAAWADGVITVDQPREELQEFIGGYRDAGGRGPVAVQVHLSWAPTDDEALAIAHDQWRQSLVPAHLSWELDTPEAFDERTADVSAEQVARTLQVSSDLSRHLDHLTGLAELGVDRIYLHHVGTEQAGFIDAFGEHVLPALKEAGR
- the ftsY gene encoding signal recognition particle-docking protein FtsY, whose translation is MAERASWSLGAALRGVFGAKTIDDDTWDDLESALIRADFGPAVTEEIVAQIRAQVERFKTTDPKDVQRMLREIVEERLAKYDPTLKLTERPAVVLVVGVNGVGKTTTIGKFAKFLRNYDRSVVVGAADTFRAAAVDQLATWAERAGAGIVRPEREGQDPASVAFQTVEQAKRDGTEIVIIDTAGRLHTKGGLMDELGKIRRVVEKQAPISEVLLVLDATTGQNGLAQAEAFIEHGGVTGLVLTKLDGSAKGGFVLAVQEKTGLPIKLIGQGEGIGDLTGFTPHVFAQKLVG
- a CDS encoding alpha-amylase family protein, whose amino-acid sequence is MKITDRSDLWWKTAVVYCLDVETYMDWNDDGFGDFEGLAHRLDHLAELGVTCIWLMPFQPTPDRDDGYDITDFTGVDPRLGALGDVAEFTRTARDRGMRVIIDFVMNHTSDRHPWFAAARRSRTSPYRDYYVWRDEPPAKQAKTVFPGEEDSVWELDERSGQYYLHSFYRHQPDLNIANPAVRDEIAKTIGYWLELGISGFRVDAVPFLIEPPEGVDIGDPHEFLRDIRRFLQRRSSDAVLLGEVNLPYDQQLEYFGRTGAAPELTMQFDFLGMQALYLSLAREDARPFAASLAQRPQLEPEAQWANFVRNHDELTLDKLSEAERHEVFEAFAPEEWMRVYDRGIARRLPTMLDGDPRRIRMVYSLLFSLPGTPVLFYGEEIGMGENRNGGGRMTVRTPMQWTDGPNGGFSRAAPRRLTAAPPADGYAPEHVNVEAQMHDPDSLLNHIRSFAVRYRSSPEIGWGRHEVLPSGQHAVLAHRITADVGRFVAVHNFAPTPTVVALELGPVAPDTVLSDLFAVDTFALDERGRIDVHLDAYGYRWFRIVEPDDRRLT
- a CDS encoding spermidine synthase — encoded protein: METPPTLETAEYRAELQPDRGSNGGFSLVIDDVTQSHVNPDDPLDLQLPYVRRIAAALSALPVGEPAVLHLGAGGLTLPRYVHALHPRSRQRVVELHPELLEFVTRHLPLPEGAPIELAIGDARAEVQRLRADDDANWDLVLVDIFAGGIVPRHVTTLEFFEELVSLLSPGGVLIVNCLNGAEPRVTSDTLAAVLDVLPQTLAIASEAVLMGVAPGNTIIVASRHPLDAAAVARRLAADPVSVATGAAVVDGQALEMFAGEVRRDALP
- the ffh gene encoding signal recognition particle protein; the protein is MATFGNLSDRLAETFKNLRTKGKLSASDVDGTVREIRRALLDADVSLDVVKQFTAHVRERALSDEVNKALNPAQQVVQIVNDELIAILGGEQRRLQFAKNPPTVIMLAGLQGAGKTTLAGKLAKWLVKDGHTPLLVAADLQRPNAVNQLQVVGGQAGVPVFAPEPGNGIGDPVKVAKDAVKQAERAQHDVVIIDTAGRLGVDAEMMKQASNIRKATNPDEVLFVIDAMIGQDAVTTAKAFQEGVDFTGVVLSKLDGDARGGAALSVASVTGRPIIFASTGEGLDDFEPFHPDRMASRILDLGDILTLIEQAQSAFDEEEALKVAEKFATDQFTLNDFLGQMQQLRGAGSIKKMLGMLPGAGGMKQQLENFDEREIVRTEAIIQSMTPAERENTKLLNGSRRLRIAKGSGMTVTDVNQLVSRFEQAAKMMKTVARGGMPQIPGMGPIPGGGGHGGGKRQSGKGKKSNASRSGNPAKRAAENAAIASGGAPGESSAPAGSGFGLGGGGAKAAPSEEELAALQRMLRR